From Scytonema millei VB511283:
TCGCACGCCACCTGGAACTGCCCACGATGGATGAATTTTACGTCCGCCTAGTATTTCTATAATTTCTTGTCCGAATTGCCGCAATCGAATTCCACCTCTGGCTAATTCTGGTTGAGCGGCAATTAACCCAAAAACGTTGCGCTGTTGGGGATCGCTATCCATGCCTAATAGTAAATCTGGGGCGCTGAGATGGAAAAAACTCAGGGCATGGGATTGGATGATTTGCCCTAAATTCATCAACCGACGCAATTTAGTCGCGGCGGCGGGAATAGTGACAGAAAGGATGCGATCGCCTGCTTTAGCAGAAGCTAGCAAGTGACTCACTGGGCAAATTCCACAAATTCGCGCCGTAATTCCTGGCATTTCCCACAAAGGACGACCTTCACAGAATTTCTCAAACCCCCGAAATTCTGTGACGTGGAACCGAGCATCGGTCACTTCTCCGGCATCATCTAAGTAGATGGTAATTTTAGCGTGACCTTCAAGCCGCGTGACTGGATCGATGACAATTCGCTGGGACATAGAACACTGCTCTTTTCGCGATGATTTTGTGGAGGCGATCCCCCAACCCCCTTGAAAAGGAGGCTATTCGTTCTCCCCTTTTTAAGGGGGGCTAGGGGGGATCGAGATCTCAGCTACTAACCAAATTTGATAAACTCGCGCCCTTCTAACTGCAGTTTTTCTCCACGCAACAGCGATTCCAGTACGGCTCGAATCCGCGCTGCTGGAGGCGGACAACCTGGCAAGTAAATGTCAACGGGTACGACTGTATGTACTGGCGTGACTCGATCTAACAAAGGCGGAACAATACCCGGTTCATGGGGAATCTGTCCGCGCACGTCTGCGGTTTCAATGTAACAGCGTTGCAAAACTGGTTCGGCACTCCCTAATGGATTGCGTAAAGCTGTCACGTTACCAGTTACAGCACAATCACCAAAAGAGATCAGGAGTTGCGATCGCTCTCTTACTGTTTTAATCGTTTGCAAGTGATCTTCATTGGCGATCGCTCCTTCTACCAATACCACATCCACGCCTTCTGGATATTCTTTGGTATCCATAAAGGGACTGTAGACTAAATCCGTCCCAGCTGCTAGGTCGATCAGCCATTCGTCTAAGTCAAGAAATGACATGTGACAGCCCGAACAGCCACCTAACCAAACTGTTGCTAGTTTCAAACGAGTCATTGTTTATTTACTCCCTTGCTCGTAAAGAACTTCGGGGGATGTTGCCATACAGCTATGGTTATAAACAAATAACTTGAGGAAATTATGAGGAAAGAGCTGAGAATTCCCTGGAGACAATATAGAATTACTGGCTAAAGCAGTTATTGGCTGCGAACAAACTACCGCTTGGCTGAGATAAATTCAGCCTATGAAGAGAAGGGCGAAAAGAAATTGCAAATAATTCTACTTTGTAGAGCCGCAAAATTTCACGGCTCCAGAAAATTAACCATTAAAACTAGTATGGTCAATAGAAAATACCATCAAATCTTAATAATGGTTGAGGTTGATTCCGGCTTCTTTAGCCATTGCTGATAAGCTTTTGAAGTTGAGAGTTTTGATTGCTTTAGTTGAAAGCTTCAGTCTCACCCAGCGATTACCTTCTTCCCACCAAACCCGTTTCCACTGCAAGTTGGCTTCTTGCACTTTTTTAGTCCGGCGGTGAGAGTGGGAAATGGCATAACCATTGTTTGCCTTTCTGCCTGTGAGCATACATTTACGGGACATAAGGATCTCCAGATCTTCGCGTTTGGGTATCTTGCACAATCTATCATTGTACCCGTAATTTTCCTGGGAGGCTATGATGGCTGTGTTGAGAGCGAATAAGCATGATTCTTTTTTTAGTTGCGCTCCTATCCTTCTACCTTGCTTGGAACTTAGGCGCAAATGATGTTGCTAATGCGATGGGAACCTCTGTCGGCTCTAAAGCTGTGACGTTGCGTCAAGCCTTAGTCATTGCAGGGACTCTAGAATTTACAGGTGCGGTGCTGTTTGGACATGAAGTTTCAGAAACTCTAGCAACCAAAATTTTCAATCCTGCCCTATTCATCTCTCAGCCAGAAGTCTTGTTAGTAGGCATGATATCAGTTCTACTAGCTGGGGGAGCGTGGTTGCAAATCGCGACATCACAGGGCTTACCCGTGTCATCATCCCATGCAATTGTAGGAGCGATCGCGGGTTTTAGTGCTTGCGCGATCGGATGGGAAGCAATAGACTGGGCATCAATCGGGAAAATCACTTTTGCTTGGGTTATTACGCCTATAGTCAGTGGTGCGATCGCCTCTACATTTTACAGTCAGATAAGACACTGGATTTTGACTCAACCCGATCCTCTCAAACAGCTAGATGAGTGGATTCCTTGGTTAAGTGTGGCGCTGATCGGGATTTTTGGTGTCATCGTTCTACCTACTGTCAGTCATCCGATATATACTCTGCTAACTCAATATTGGGGTTTACAACTTCCCGCCCGCGATTTACCTTTAGGGCTAGGGGCGATCGCGTCTGTATGTCTGAGCGTCTATGGTTGGAGACAGCTAGCAAAGTCAAAAGTTCAAAGTCAAAAGTCAAAAGTAGTTCCGACTCCCGATTCCCTTGTAGAAAAACAACTGGCACGCTTCCAACTCTTGAGTGCTTGCTTTGTCGCTTTCGCACATGGTTCTAACGATGTCGGGAATGCGATCGCACCCTTGGCAGCAATCTCTTATATTATTCGTACTGGCAGTGTTCCTGTAGATGGCATCGCAATTCCGTTATGGATTCTCGTACTTGGCGGTGCTGGTATTGTTGCAGGTTTAGCTGTTTGGGGTAAAAAAGTCATCGCCACCATCGGCGAGGGAATTATTCCCTTACAACCCAGTGGGGGCTTCTGTGCTGAATTAGCCACGGCAACAACAATTTTACTGGCTTCGCGCCTGGGTTTACCCGTTTCTACATCCCATGCTCTAGTTGGTGGTGTTGTGGGAGTTGGTTTAGTCAGAAATTGGAAAACAATTCAGTTCCAAACTGTGCGAGGAATTGCCGCAGCTTGGATAATTACAGTACCGATAAGTGCCGTTTTGGGTGCTAGCATCTTTGCGATTGCACGTCGAATCTTCCTCTAGTTGAAAGCTTGTCAGCAACTTTGTGCGCGACACAGTGCTTGTGAGCGTAAACCGTGCGATCGCCAATTTGACACTGTTGAATCCAATCCCAACCTAGTCTTACCATCGGACGATGACAAATACCGCAGACGTATTTATCAATCGTATCTAGTTCTGCACCAATTAAATATTGTTGTGCTTCAGGAAAAATTCCTGACTCTTTTAAAAATTCACAAATAACCCGATACGGATCTACCCGACACCACCAACTGGCGACATGATACATCTCAAAACCTAGTTTTTCTAAATACTTTTCATTGCCTAAAGTTTTGCTGTGTCCTCCATTCAGAAAATGTTGTTCGCCAGCAACTTCTAAGCCTAATAATCTAACTTGGTTGCTGTTATGACTCGCCACCCACAGTTGGTCTAAAATATATGGGATAGAAGATTGATAACTAGAACTCGGTACGATAAATTGAGGGGCAATTAGTTTAATTGCTTTATAAAACTTGGCATAGTTATACATAAAATTAGAGAAATTAGCTTTGTTAGACCAAATTCCTAATGCCTTACCATGCATAATTTCATGCATAGCAGAATAAGCTTCATACTGCCCGTAGCAAAACTGTTTGGTAGTTAAAAATTTCTCAGGGATTTCATAACCTCTTTGTTTGGCAACGTGAAATGCTTGAGAGGAGTTTAATTGCTGAAAATACTTTTCTTTCGATACTGGAATTGTTGTACCGTTAGAACTGATATAATGCCAGCCCGTTCTTAGAGCTTGCATCAGCAAATCGCGATCGCCAATTTCTTGATACAGTTGCTCGACATACTCGTAGCAAGGTTTATTATGAGTCGGTAAGTCAACAACAAGTTTCGTTTTCGGCGCACCCAGCATAATATCTGAGTTTTTCAGAGTTAATTTTGTGAGTTTTTCTAATTGTGAAATATAGTCGTGAATTCTAATTGCACTCTTAATTTCTTGTACATCTAGAGACATATAAATATTACTAATAAATTTCCCATGTATAAAACCATACTGGAATTTACTGATGATGTCTAACCTTCTCCAGGTATATTTATGAAAACTTTATTCAAATTGTAAAAACAGTAAAGACTTAACGTAGAAATACGGAGGATTTAAAATTTGGGTAAGAGGTGAGAGGTGAGAGGTGAGAGGTAAAAAAAGCTAATAACCAACAGCTAATAGCTCCCTAATAACTGATAACTGTCAACTGTTAACTGTCAACTGTTAACTGAATAAAGCTGCATTACATCCCTAAGAGATAAACGCGACTGCACGCCCAAAGTTAAGGATGAGGTATGCCCTCGGTTAAGACGATCGGCAGCAGCACAACCAATCATGGCAGCGTTATCAGTACAAAGCTTTAAAGGCGGAAATAACACGCGCAGATTATGACTGGCTGCTGCTACTTGCAGGTGTTTTCTGAGGCTGCTGTTGGCTGCAACTCCACCACCTACGGCGATCGTTTCTAAGCCATAGTCCCGAGCGCAAGCGATCGCCCGTTTAGTTAGAGATCGTGCTACTGTTTCCTGAAAACTTGCCGCTACATCTGCCACTGGTACAGCACCATTTTGCTCTAACTGTCTTACCAATCGCAGTACTGCTGTTTTCAAGCCGCTAAAACTCGAATCATAGGGATGATAACCACCCTGCGATCGAGATATATTTCCCTCTGGCAAGGAAAAAGCTTGAGCATTACCTGTCTGTGCCAATTTGTCAATGATGGGACCGCCAGGATATCCCAATTGCAACAGCCGTGCAACTTTATCAAAAGCTTCTCCAGCCGCATCATCGCGGGTTTCACCTAATGTCTCGTACACGCCGCAATCTTTAACGTAGATCGAGCTAGTGTGTCCGCCAGAAACTAGCAGGCACAAAAATGGCGGTTGCAAACTCGGTTCGCTCAAGTAGTTGGCGTAAATATGCCCTTCTAAGTGATGTACGCCCAAAAAGGGCTTTTGATGGATTAATGCTAAAGTTTTTGCTGCCGTGATGCCCACCAACAAAGCACCAACCAAGCCAGGCGCGCAAGTCGCCGCAATCCCATCCAGATCTTGCCAGTTCATTTCAGCTTGCTCTAAAGCTAGGGCGATCGCCTGATTGATAATTTCTAAATGCTGGCGCGAAGCAACCTCTGGTACAACTCCCCCATACTGACTGTGTACTAGGATCTGGGAGTTAACAACACTGCTGCAAACTTGACGATTCTTAACAATCGCCACCGCAGTTTCATCACAACTTGTTTCTATCGCTAATACAGTAGCCATGTGAGGAAGGGAGTCGGGAATCGGGAGTCGGTAGGGGCAGGTTTATTCAGCATACCTACACTAGGGTGAAAAATTCAGTGGTTAAACCTGCCCGTACGGGAGTCAGTAGGGGCAAGTTTATATCAGCATAGCTGTACTAGGCTGAAGAACTCAGTGCTTCAACCTGCCCGTACGGGAGTGGGAGGGGGAATAGTTACAGGGGAACGAGAAAGATGAAGAATTTTTGCGGATACGCCCTTTGTTCTTCATAATTTCACGCTCAATTTTTAGTCTTTCTTCCCCTACTCCCTACTCCCTACTCCCTACTCCCTATATTAAGTAGCTTAAACTTTGATTTGCTCTAACTTTACTAGGATCGCGCGCGAGAGTATGATTGCTTCCAAGTGCGTGCAAACATACTGTACAAACTGATTCATTTTGTAAAATAAACTTTTTGTTTTGTAACAAAAGGAAACAATTCCATGCGTCGATTGTTTGCGCTGATTTTAGTTATTGGTGGACTGTGGTTTACATTTGCTCCACCAGCTCAAGCACAGCAAGCTAGTTTAGTACGTTGCAGCGACTCTCCTGCATTTGTTCAACGGGCAAAAGCTGCCCGCGATACGACTGCCGATCCGCAATCCGGCGAAAAGCGGTTTGAGCGCTACGCTCAAGCAATGTGCGGTCCTGAGGGCTTACCTCACTTGATTGTTGATGGTAATCTCAGTCGTGCTGGCGATTTTTTAATTCCTAGCATTATGTTTCTCTACATTGCTGGTCAGATCGGCTGGGCGGGGCGTGCCTATCTGCAAGCCACCAAGAAAAAGTATGCTAGTGAAACCGAAATCAAAGAAGTCATCATTGATGTTCCCTTAGCATTTCAGAGCATGGTGTCAGCGTTTGCTTGGCCCCTAGCCGCAGTGAAAGAGTTGCTCTCAGGAGAACTCACTGCTAAAGACGAAGAAATCCCCATTTCTCCGCGCTAATTGAACATTAATTTGTTTGAAATACTTGGGAGAGCTACAAATGCAACAAAAATATTTTCTGCAATATCTTTCTCTAGCACCAGTTTTGCTATTTGCATGGCTGGCTGAAACAGCTGTGTGGTTAATTGTGTTTAACTACTTCTTCCCCGATCTTCTCTTCCACCCTATGCCATAAGTAAGGGTGTTTGAGCTGGAGGTGAGGGGATAGATCGGAGAGAATAGCGATCGTTGCTACTCTTTTTTCGTTCTGTTCTCTACCCTCTGGTTCTTAGATAGCCTGGTGGTCGATCGACCAAGCGGATGATGGCGGTTTGAAACTAGCAAATTACTATCAATTTAGTGCATAGCGCGTTTCATGCTTGAAAAAATCATTGACTGGTCGGGAGACCAAAATTCATGCAAAAACAGAACGAGAACGAACAAAAACACTATCTTCAGAGGTATCTTTCCTTAGCTCCGGTGCTAGCTGTGGTTGCTGTCTCGGTGGCTTTCACGACTTGGGCAATTTTTAACTACTTTTTTCCTGACTTACTCTTTCACCCAATGCCGTAGGCTAAAACTAATTAGTTACTCACATCTAGCTAGAGCCTAAAATTAAGAATGTAGCGCTACAAATAGTCAGCTCTAGAGATAGTCCAATATTAGAGACTTTAATATTGAGTATTAAAATTACAATTACAGCCTAAGCGATCGCGCGATTGGTAGATTTTACCTAGAAAAAATAGTTTTGCACAACGCAAAAAAAAGATAGTTTCGCGCCACGCGAACAGAGTGAAAACTCGCGTGTTTGATGCTTGCGACATGACGGCGATCGCTTAATTAATTTTTTTTAACTTCTCTGTCTAAATTGATATTTGGCTACAATTATTCACCTAAAATGATGCCACGACCTTATTGATATCATACGGAGAATATGGCGCAAGCAATAGATGCATCTAAAGATAGACCCGGCGATCCTAGAAATCAAGAAGTTGTCTTTCCTGCTGGGCGCGATCCTCAGAATAGTAACTTAGAAACACCAGTAAATTCTTCCGGCTTGGTGAAGTGGTTTATTAATAACTTACCCGCCTATCGCCCAGGTATTACCGACATGCGGCGGGGTTTGGAAGTTGGTATGGCACATGGCTATTGGGTACTCGGACCTTTTACTAAACTAGGTCCATTACGCGATACAGATGTTGCCAACATTGCTGGATTGATCAGTACTTTAGGTATGGTGGCAATCATGACTGCTACTATGGCTTTGTATTCTGCTAGCAATCCACCTCAACCTGTTGCTACTACTACCACTGGTGGTCAAGTTCCTTCTACTTTCAAATCACCAGAAAGCTGGAACAACTATATTAGTGGTTTCTTGATTGGAGGCGTTGGTGGCGCGGTGTTTGCCTACTTCGTGCTGACAAATATAGCTATCATCAAGAACGTTTTTGGTGGGCTGTTTGCATAACTGATTAGTTGGCAGTTGACAGTCAACTGTTAACTGTCAACTGTTAACTGTCAACTGTTAACTTTCAAGCTAACAAATTATTTCACCTAGATTATCAGGATGAAAATAAAATAGCTTCTATTTCTTGTAGTGCCGCTTCTCGATTATCGTTGATGACTTTGTAATCGAATTCACCAGCAGCATTAATCTCTGCTTGAGCGCGGCGCAGACGACGAGCGATCGCCTCTTCTGAATCTTGACCGCGACTGCGCAAGCGTTGCTCTAGTTCTTCCATTGAAGGTGGTAAGATAAAAATGCGTAGCACTTCAGGAAAAGAAGCGCGGATTTGTCTTGCTCCTTCTAATTCAATTTCTAAGATGGCAGTTTTGCCCTCGCCGATCTTTTCTGCCACTGGTTGACGAGGAGTCCCGTAGCAATTACCGGCAAATTCAGCCCATTCTAGTAATTCGCCGCGATCGACCATTTGGCGAAATTCTTCACGACTCACAAAGTAATAGTGTTTGCCGTGAATTTCTCCAGGGCGAGGGCTGCGCGTCGTGACTGAAATTGACAGGTAAAGCTGAGGGTGACGCTGCAACAGCAATTGCATGAGCGTACCTTTGCCTACGCCACTAGGACCTGTGAGTACAATCAACCGACCAGCCTTCGAGCCTGGAATTACGGTAGGAGAAATTTGAGTAGGCAAACCTGTCGTCATCCGCGTTCCCAATTTTGTAGTGAAAAAAACGAAATGGTTTATTTCACATACTACTGCTTCTCCAGCTCAATTGTCTCCATGATGGTCGCGACCGATCACAAATCGATTTGCCACTGTTTCCGGTTGGATTGCTGAAAGAATTACATGGCTGGAATCAGTCACGATCACAGCCCGCGTCCGCCGACCGTAGGTCGCATCGATTAGCTGTCCTCGATCCCGCGCGTCAGTAATGATACGCTTGATAGGTGCGGATTCTGGACTGACAATGGCAACGACTCGGTTAGCAGATACAATGTTGCCAAAACCGATGTTGATTAACTGAATGTCCATGATAAATTAACGCAAAAAATGCGGCGTGAGAGGCAAATAAATATCTACTTTTCATGGTATCTATAAAAATTTGGAGTTACAAGGCTAAAATCACCCAAAAACCAGGCTTTTTATTTACTTCGAGTGCATTTTTATCCAATATCTATCTTTAGATATCCTTCAAAAGATAGAGAAAAGAAAAATCAGTTATCAGTTATCAGTTGTCAGCTATCAGTAACTAGTCAATTGCAACTTACGACTTATGACTTATGACTTATGACACCTGTACGGGCAGGTTTATCAATGGTCTTTGACTCTGACCTGTATTTCTGGTGAACCCGCCCCTACAATTTCTGACTTCTGAGTTCATCCCTTACCCCTAGATCCCTCAATTGCAACCAGTTGACTTCACTACACTTACTGCTACTTGTAGCGAGTTGAGTAAAGATTGGATTCCGGCTCGTTTGGAGCAGGTTTATCAACGCGATCGCTACACGATTTTGCTAGCGCTACGGACGCTCGATCGGCGTGGATGGCTGGAAATATCGTGGCATCCCCAAGCAGCCCACCTTTGCATCGGCACTCCACCACCGCGACAGCCGGATACTTTTACTTTTAGCCAACAATTACTGCACCAACTTAATGGTTTAGCTCTCATTTCTTGTCGTCCCGTCGTCCCTTGGGAACGAGTTGTCGATTTACAGTTTGCCCGTCGTCCAGGGGAACCCGTACTTTGGCACGTATACGTGGAAATTATGGGCAAATATAGTAATGTCGTCCTGACAAACGCTGCAAACGAGATTACTACGGCTGCACATCAAGTCAGCCCCCAACAATCGAGCGTGCGCCCGATTCAGACTGGGCAAAGTTACGAACTACCACCCGCACTAACGGGGACAGCCCCATCTTTAGATGAGCCGTTCTCGCGCTGGCAAGAACGGGTAAGCCTCGTACCGTCAGCTTTAAAACGCTGTTTGCTCAAAAGCTATCGCGGGATCAGTCCTGCTTTAGTCGAGGCGATCGCGCAAGCAGCCGATCTAGATCCAGAGCAATCTACAGATAATTTGACAACGGAAGATTGGCAGCAGCTATTTCATTACTGGCAAGCGTGGCTGCAAACCTTAGCAAAATCTGAATTTTTTCCTGGTTGGACGGCAACAGGATACACGGTTTTAAAATGGAATGCCATTCAGCCTGTAGCAAGCGTTCAAGAGTTACTGAACCAATACTATACAAATCAACTCAATAGACAGGAATTTAGCCAACTCCAATATCAGTTAAGTCAAAAAATTCAAAGCCTATTGGCAAAATTACAGCAAAAGATCGATACCTTTAAAGCACGTTTGCAGCAATCCGATCGCGCCGACAGCTATCGCCAACAGGCAGACTTATTGATGGCTCACCTCCAAGAATGGCAGCCAGGGATGAAGTCAATTACGCTAGCAGACTTTGAAACGGGAGAACCAGTAGCGATCGCCCTCAATCCCGAAAAAAATGCGATTCAGAATGCCCAAGGTTTATACAAGCAAGCGGGTAAACTCAAACGAGCAAGAGGTGCAGTAGAACCACTACTAGCCGAGGTAGAACAGGAACGCGATTATCTAGAGCAAGTCGAAGCCGCAGTTGCTCAAGTCGATAAGTATCGATCTACAGAAGACTTGGAAGCCCTGAAAGAAATTCGCGAGGAGTTGATCCAACAGAAATATCTCAAAGCACCAGATTACGGACGGCGCAATGCAAATGAAGATTCCAGCGTCAATTTTCATCGCTACTCTACCCCCAGTGGCTTTGAACTGCTCGTCGGACGCAACAACCGCCAAAACGACCAATTGACTTTTCGCGTTGCCGGAGATTACGATCTGTGGTTTCACGCTCAAGAAATTCCTGGCAGTCACGTTTTGATCCGGGTTACACCTGGGGCTGCACCAGAGGAAGCAGATTTACAGTTTGCAGCGGATTTTGCCGCTTACTACAGTCGCGCCCGTCAAAGCGATCGCGTACCAGTTATCTATACAGAGCCGAAGTATGTTTACAAGCCAAAAGGAGCAAAGCCTGGAATTGCCATTTACAAACAAGAACAGGTGATTTGGGGGCAACCCTTGCAAGCAGAGCAACATCTGCAACAATCGAACTAGTTACACGCACGGATGTTGAAGTCTAATGCCGCTCGCAGAAGTAAAAATTTACTCCTCTCTACTCAAGGCATTGCGATCGAACTTAATAACTACTTCAAATTATTGCCTTGCAACATCTACCTTCTGGCTCAGTTAAGTCAAGAATTTGTGAATTTTGTTAAAAAAGTCTGTGTTTCTCGTTACAATATCAGTTGGGAGGAAAAGCTTTTGCCCGCTGTAGCGATGGGAACGCACAGTTTTGGTATTCCTCAATATCGTAGCCGACAACGTAATATAAATTGATTGGACTAGCTATGGGAAGCTGGTCTTTTTTTTTGAAGTCAAAAGTCAAAAGTCAAAAGTCAAAAGTCAAAAGTCAAAACTGAGGAGTCAGGAGACAATTCAAGTTGCAACTCGCAAGTTGCAATTAACTTGCCACACCCTACACCCTACATCCTACATCCTGCTTGCTAATGACAAATGACCACCAAAGGCAGAAGAGGGAATAAGGGTGAGATAATTAACTGAAACAATTAGAAAAGTGCGATCGCATCTTGACTTAGGTGCAAGACTTAGCCATGCTGTTTTGTTGTTTGAACTGCGATTGAGGTAGGTCGTGAACATTCAGCAACTACGCCACGCTCTTAAGGTCAAATGGCTGATTTACTATCAGCAGAATCGACCTTGGTTGACGAAAATTCGGATTTGGGGAACGTTTGATGGCAAGCGTCGCCCTTGTTCTAGTTTCATTTTGGCAGTCGTAACCAACTTAGAGCCAAAACTAATTGAGGTGCTGCCTTTTGTCGCCCAGTTAAATAGCGACCCCGACCAAATTGTAGCGGCTTTGGGGCTAAACTTCAATCCAGACGAGGAGTTGAAAGCTTCAAAGACACCGACAAAGGTACAGATAAGCCCAGCTAGTAACGGTGTGGTTTCGCCCATGCAGGCAGCACCATATCAAAATGGTAACGGCAATGGAAACGGGCATGTCAATGGCGGAGGGCAACCGACTCAAGTGCCAGTACAATCACCTGTACGCTCAAGTTACAAGCCAGACGATCGCGTTCCGCCACGACTGCCTGTCACAAATTTGCCGAATTGGGTAGATGAGTCATGTAAGGGGGTAGGACGCAATCCTACCCAGATGTAGTCCTAGAACCGAAATACAGTTCTAATTGCACCGATGATGATGTCGTCATTATCGGCATTGTGGTCTGGTGCAGTTAACCAGATAATTGCCGGAGTCACTTGAATGTTATCTGTGAGTGCATACTTATAAAAAGCCTCCAGATGCAGAGATGTATCGCGATCGGGGCTACCGAGATTGCTGTCAAGTTCTGTTAGTCTCGGTTCCATGCCGACTATAATACCGCCTACGCTACCTTCTTTGCCTAAGTCAGGAAAGTTCAAGCTAGCTGCCCAAGTCCACATACTCCCATCTCCCCTACCGATATAACGATGGTTAGCATGTCCCACCCAACCGCTAATGGCTAGACCGGGGCTAAGCCTAAACGTACCCGAAAAACCGTAGGCATTGACGCTGACGGGTCTACCAAAGCTGCTATTCGATAGGTTGCTACCAGTACTCGTACCAAAAGGCGTTAATTCCGTATTTGGCTCTACATCAGGATCGTCGCCTCCAGTGGGGGAGTAGGAGTTGATATAAGATAGACCGAACCTAGAGTTGTCGCTGAGATTGAAGATGATCTGAGCTAATCCAGCATACGTACCGTCGAACAGACCGTTCTGTGGGAAGGGGTTACTAGCGTTATTGGTAGGAACCAAATAACCTAAATTGAGTTCAATTTGGTCGTTGAAAAAGTGTCTGATACCTATACCAGTACCAGCACTGTAGTTATAGATTGGGTTGCGTAAACCGAACAATGAAACGGCGTTGCCATCTAGGAAGGGAGTCAACTGGTAGGAAGCATCGAGATCGACAAAACCATTACCCGCCGCCGCTAAGTAAATGTTGGTGCGATCGCCCACCGGAAAGCGATAGCGCAGTAACCCCAGTTGGGCATCTCCGCCTGTATCGCCGTCAAATTCGATCCGACCTTCGTTTGTGAGTGTTTCACCGCTATTTGTCCCGCCTAGAGGGACGACGTTACCCATTTGCAAACGTGTTGTGAGTTGATCTTCGCCCGTAAAACTAGTTTGTAAATTGAGGCGCACCCTGTAACTCGCGGTTGGGTTAGTGTCTACTGGTTCGCCAGCAGCATTATCACCTTCTATAAGACTGATGAGGGCAAAGATAACTTCTCCCTCTAACTTAGTTGTCGTCGAAAACTGGTTAGCTTCTAGTTCTGCCGTCGTTGCTTCTAACGTGTCAACCCGACCGCGAAGAGTTGCAAGTTCGGGAGCAAATTCTTGCTGTAATCTTTGTATTGTTGCTAAATCGTCTTTATTAACAGTGTCGGCGCTACCCGTGGCAATTAGTTCGTTAATTCTGTCTAAAGCTGCATTTAATCCAGCTGCAAATTCATAACGAGTCATTGCCCGATTACCGCGAAAAGTGCCGTCGGGATAACCTGCAATAACTCCATATCTTTCTACTAAAGATTGCAATGCCTGAAATGCCCAATCAGTAGGTTGCACGTCTGATAATTGTGAGACAGATGTAACTTGGGCTAGCGAGTTTTCTGCTAGACTTTGTACTTTAGTTTCTTCAGTCGAATTAAGCTCGGAGGCGATCGCCCGATCTGACGTTGATATATTTGTTTGCGCTGCTAATAAATTGATACCTGCAAACGGAGCTATTAAGATGCTAAGTGTCAATAAGAGGATATGT
This genomic window contains:
- a CDS encoding Rqc2 family fibronectin-binding protein yields the protein MQPVDFTTLTATCSELSKDWIPARLEQVYQRDRYTILLALRTLDRRGWLEISWHPQAAHLCIGTPPPRQPDTFTFSQQLLHQLNGLALISCRPVVPWERVVDLQFARRPGEPVLWHVYVEIMGKYSNVVLTNAANEITTAAHQVSPQQSSVRPIQTGQSYELPPALTGTAPSLDEPFSRWQERVSLVPSALKRCLLKSYRGISPALVEAIAQAADLDPEQSTDNLTTEDWQQLFHYWQAWLQTLAKSEFFPGWTATGYTVLKWNAIQPVASVQELLNQYYTNQLNRQEFSQLQYQLSQKIQSLLAKLQQKIDTFKARLQQSDRADSYRQQADLLMAHLQEWQPGMKSITLADFETGEPVAIALNPEKNAIQNAQGLYKQAGKLKRARGAVEPLLAEVEQERDYLEQVEAAVAQVDKYRSTEDLEALKEIREELIQQKYLKAPDYGRRNANEDSSVNFHRYSTPSGFELLVGRNNRQNDQLTFRVAGDYDLWFHAQEIPGSHVLIRVTPGAAPEEADLQFAADFAAYYSRARQSDRVPVIYTEPKYVYKPKGAKPGIAIYKQEQVIWGQPLQAEQHLQQSN
- a CDS encoding DUF5331 domain-containing protein translates to MNIQQLRHALKVKWLIYYQQNRPWLTKIRIWGTFDGKRRPCSSFILAVVTNLEPKLIEVLPFVAQLNSDPDQIVAALGLNFNPDEELKASKTPTKVQISPASNGVVSPMQAAPYQNGNGNGNGHVNGGGQPTQVPVQSPVRSSYKPDDRVPPRLPVTNLPNWVDESCKGVGRNPTQM
- a CDS encoding iron uptake porin; translation: MQMRNFTKHILLLTLSILIAPFAGINLLAAQTNISTSDRAIASELNSTEETKVQSLAENSLAQVTSVSQLSDVQPTDWAFQALQSLVERYGVIAGYPDGTFRGNRAMTRYEFAAGLNAALDRINELIATGSADTVNKDDLATIQRLQQEFAPELATLRGRVDTLEATTAELEANQFSTTTKLEGEVIFALISLIEGDNAAGEPVDTNPTASYRVRLNLQTSFTGEDQLTTRLQMGNVVPLGGTNSGETLTNEGRIEFDGDTGGDAQLGLLRYRFPVGDRTNIYLAAAGNGFVDLDASYQLTPFLDGNAVSLFGLRNPIYNYSAGTGIGIRHFFNDQIELNLGYLVPTNNASNPFPQNGLFDGTYAGLAQIIFNLSDNSRFGLSYINSYSPTGGDDPDVEPNTELTPFGTSTGSNLSNSSFGRPVSVNAYGFSGTFRLSPGLAISGWVGHANHRYIGRGDGSMWTWAASLNFPDLGKEGSVGGIIVGMEPRLTELDSNLGSPDRDTSLHLEAFYKYALTDNIQVTPAIIWLTAPDHNADNDDIIIGAIRTVFRF